The Saccharomyces eubayanus strain FM1318 chromosome XIII, whole genome shotgun sequence DNA segment TGTGAGATTTGCCCAACTGACACTCCAAAAATAACAGCATATGGTCATAGTTCTCCAAGAGACACATGGAATTCAACATCTCGAACACGAGCAAATGTCTCTCAGTGAGCTCTACAAAATAATGCGCACCTTCCCGCGGCCTCACGTACGTAACAGAACTTATTAACGCGCCATCCATACCCAGATTACCACCACAATCGCCATTTACTCGCGATTGCCTTCGTATTCCCGCCATTTTGAACAATCTATGGTTATTTTTATGCTAGTTTTTAACAACTTTCCCTCTGTGAGGAAAAGATCGGGGCCGcgcaatgaaaaaaaaaatttgacatTATAAATTCATCTCATCGTGGAATGGAAAGCTGTTTGAATTCGCTCTTACTTCTATTGAcacatttttatttgcCTCAAAAAGAAGCCTATTTAGTATACTCATATCAATAATGTCCATAGCAAGTTACGCCCAAGAGTTAAAGCTAGCCCTACATCAATATCCAAACTTTCCAAGTGAGGGTATTctatttgaagatttcttGCCTATCTTCAGAAATCCAGGCCTTTTCAAGAAACTAGTGGATGCTTTCAAGCTGCATTTGGAAGAAGCGTTCCCAGAAACTAAAATCGACTACATCATTGGTCTGGAATCCCGTGGGTTCTTGTTTGGCCCAACTCTAGCCATGGCTTTAGGTGTCGGTTTCGTTCCAGTTAGAAAGGCAGGTAAACTGCCTGGTGAGTGTGCCCAGGCCTCGTACGAAAAGGAATACGGTACTGACGTTTTCGAAATGCAGAAAAACGCAATTCCAGTAGGTTCCAACGTTGTTATCGTCGATGACATCATCGCCACTGGTGGCTCCGCAGTTGCTGCTGGTGAATTGGTTGACCAAATTGGTGCTAACATTTTGGAATACGACTTCGTCATGGAATTGGATTTCTTGAAGGGTAGAGATAAGTTGAATGCCCCAGTGTTCACTCTATTGAACGCTCAACAGGAggctttgaagaaatgattTTGTTCCACACTCTATCCATAGAACGGTTTTTTCTCCGGTTTTAAATAATTTCCTCTCTCTTATTTGGTTGTATAATATCTACTATTTTTATCCTTAAGAATCAAATTTACTTTTCTGCTTTATGCTATATAATAAAACtatgtatttttatttattatacGTTTCAAAGAGTTCAAAATGCAACTGCACGGGTATACGGTAGTAATTTAAAGCTCTTCTGAGTTTGGCTCCAGTCGCGCATTTGCCTCTTCAACTTCCTTTAGAGACGTTCCAGGAACTACGCTCCAAtctatcattttttctcCTCGAGCATTATATAGCCAATCGTTGATCTTTTTAAAATGATTAGTACCAAAAAAACCCCTACTTGCACTTAGTGGAGATGGATGTACCGACTTCAACACCATGATATTCGGATACTTACTACTAGCTCCCACGGAAGTGGAACCCAACAAAGACTCTACTAGCTTAATGGCATTATTCCCCCATAAGAGAAACACCAAACTTTTCCCGTCAGCTTCTCTGTCCCGGAGCAACAGTTGGACAACTCTTTTCGTGAACGTTTCCCATCCATGCTTAGAATGTGAGTTTGCATTGTGCGCCCTCACACTCAATGACGTGTTAAGCAATAGAACACCTTGTGAAGCCCAGTGCGTTAAATCTCCGACTTTATTATCCTGAACAAAATCAGGATACTCTTGCTTCAgttctttatatatgttcttcaaagaaggtGGGGCTGGCGTGGGGGGTTTGACGCTAAACGCCAAACCATGTGCCTGGTTATGGTTATGATATGGGTCCTGGCCGATAACCACGACTTTAACCTTATTGAATGGTGTCAGCCGGCTCCACGAGTAAATGTCATTAGGTGGCGGGAATACGGTGTGATCAGTCTGTTCTTTAGTGACAAACTGTTTTAACTTCACAAAGTATggctttttgaattcatcCATCAAGTGTGGGAACCACGAATCATCGATTGTGTTGATCTCTAATGATAGTAAGTCACGCAAATTCGTGCTTAAATGTCCTGAAAAATCACCTTTAACATCTGAATTCACAAGATCTTTGCTAGCAGTGGCCTCCTTTACGACGTCCTTTGTTTCAATCTTCGTAACTGCATCTTTTGTCACGCTCGTAAAAGTGGCGCTCGTCTTAGCTTTCTTACTGGGTGTCCCAGTAGCAGTCTTTTTGGCACCAAAGAAATCCTCAATGGTGGTctgtttcctcttttgaTTCACCGTCATAGCCAAATACGTCCACGATCTCCTCATGCACCTTGTTACTGTAAACGCCTTACCTACAGTCCCACATTATATGCTCTATTATAAATTGGTTTCGCGTAACGGGCACATTTCCAGGCTTTGACAAGAGGAACAACGTTG contains these protein-coding regions:
- the APT1 gene encoding adenine phosphoribosyltransferase APT1, coding for MSIASYAQELKLALHQYPNFPSEGILFEDFLPIFRNPGLFKKLVDAFKLHLEEAFPETKIDYIIGLESRGFLFGPTLAMALGVGFVPVRKAGKLPGECAQASYEKEYGTDVFEMQKNAIPVGSNVVIVDDIIATGGSAVAAGELVDQIGANILEYDFVMELDFLKGRDKLNAPVFTLLNAQQEALKK
- the UNG1 gene encoding uracil-DNA glycosylase; translated protein: MRRSWTYLAMTVNQKRKQTTIEDFFGAKKTATGTPSKKAKTSATFTSVTKDAVTKIETKDVVKEATASKDLVNSDVKGDFSGHLSTNLRDLLSLEINTIDDSWFPHLMDEFKKPYFVKLKQFVTKEQTDHTVFPPPNDIYSWSRLTPFNKVKVVVIGQDPYHNHNQAHGLAFSVKPPTPAPPSLKNIYKELKQEYPDFVQDNKVGDLTHWASQGVLLLNTSLSVRAHNANSHSKHGWETFTKRVVQLLLRDREADGKSLVFLLWGNNAIKLVESLLGSTSVGASSKYPNIMVLKSVHPSPLSASRGFFGTNHFKKINDWLYNARGEKMIDWSVVPGTSLKEVEEANARLEPNSEEL